The DNA segment TGCAGAGGTAACAACGGCAGCTATAGCTGCATCATGGTTTGGCAGTTTTAGCCATGATATTAAGCAAGTTGATTTACCCGTTTTAATGAATCAGTTACCTGAAAGTGATGGTATTTTAGTTGGCTATTCAGGACAAACTATTGCGGGGATTACATTACCTTCAGGAAATAGTGGGCAATTAACTATTGTTGATAACCCGGTCGATCCTGTTTTCAAATTATTACTGATCAGCGGTGATAATGAAAAATCTCTTCGCCAAGCTGTATGGGCGTTAAACAACGGTAAATTGCCACAAAACGATCACTTAGTGGTGCCTTCTCAAACGCTTGCCATGAGCACGGATTACGATGCACCTCGTTGGTTAAATACCAATAAACCGGTTTCGTTAAGTCAAATTGCCAATAATAGTGATGATTTCTCACGCCAAGGTATTAACCATGCACCAAATCAGTTTTCGTTTCGTGTCTCTCCTGATCTCTTTTGGTGGGATGGTGATGCACTGCCTTTAGATTTGAAATATGTTTTTCCTCATTCGGATAAACTAAATAGTCGCCGTTCTTCATTAATTGTCTCTTTGAATAACCAATTCTTAGGTGCATTGTATCCGGCGCGTTCAGAGCCTTTAGGGATGTTAAGACAATGGCTAGGAATGGAGAGCGAACAGCAAAATAGCACGCTCTATTTAAATCCTCGTCAAATTTATAGCCAGAATCAATTACAGTTTTATTTTGATTTACGTGAACCTGATGATTCACCGTGTATTTTAACGGATGGCAGTAGCTTAATTAGCCAAATAGATCCGCAATCAACGCTGCAATTTAAAAATACTTGGCACTACTCAAGAATGCCGAACTTGGCTTATTTTTCAGGAGCGTCATTCCCATTTAGTCGCCGTGCGGATTTTTCACAAACCACTCTACTATTACCTGAAAGTCCAACAATAGAAGAGCTTTATACCTTAGTGAACTTAATGGCGAGATCAGGCTATGCCACAGGCACACCGGTTTCTCATGCTTCAGTTTTTTTAGGTGCTAAAGAGCTTGAGAAAAATAACCTCTCTCAACACGATGTGTTAGCAATTGGCTCATTAAATAGTGAGGGATTTCTACCCGCTCGTTTTTCACAACAAACGTTCTCATTTTTAAATAAAAACGTCGAAATCAAACCGCAATCATTGATTGATAAGGCAAAAGGTTGGATGGCTGGCGATTATTTATCTCAAAGTGGTGATGCTGCAAGTTACTTATCTTCAGTGAAAGATTGGCGTGGCATGATGAGTTTTATCTCACCTTGGGCAAACGATAGGGTTGTCGTATTAGTTACAGCTAAAGGTAATGACTCGATAAAAACCATTATCAATGACTTAAATTTAGCTCAAATAAATGCGGCTATTAAAGGCGACATCACTCTGATTAGCGGTAAAGACACCGTAAAAAGTTTCCATTTAGGCGAACACTTTTCGCAAGGTGACTTACCTTTCTTACAACAATTCCTTTGGTATAGCTCTAGACACGTATATTTGCTGGGTCTTTTAGCTGTTGGTTTTTGTGCGCTGACGGGTCTCGTTACTTATTACTGGTTACAACGTCGTTCAACTCGTCGTTTACATCAGATATCACAGCATCGTTCAGACAAATAAGGGGGGATATAAGATGAAAAATCACGCACTTAATATCATCGTTAAAGTCATCTATGCAGGTTGCATTCTAGGGGCTTCAAGCCAAGTACAAGCAACTGCCGTTGAGGCGAATACAGCTGCAACTGATCCAAATATTGTCAGTTCTCTTATTGAACAAGCTAATTATTGGCACGGTAGAGCGCACGATGAACGAGCAGTAGAAGCACTGCAAAAAGTACTGATTATGGAAAGCAATAATCAGGATGCGCTGTATTTAATGGCATTCTTTACAGCGCAACAAGGTAATGAAAAACAAGCAGCATATTGGCGAGAAAAACTTGCGCAAATTGCACCGCAAGATCCGCGAATTGAAGGATTAAAAAACATCCGATCATCACAATTTAGTGAACAACAATTAGGATATGCCAGAGAGTTAGCCAAAAAAGGGCAACATGAAGAAGCAATAAAAGCGTATCAGCGTTTATTTGTTAGTAGTGAGCCACCTGAAACACTGGCGTTAGAATATTATCAAACCATGGCTGGTGTGCCTGCTATGTTGCCTCAAGCTATTACAGGATTAAAGCAACGTGCTGCATTAATGCCTGATAATAAAGAAACGCAAAAAGCATTAGGATTAACACTAACTTATAACGAAGAGACGCGTCGTGAAGGTATTACTATTTTAGGTAATATCTCAGGTGATGAATCAGCCAAAAAAGGTATGCGTCAAGCTCTGTTATGGCTGAATGTTCGTCCTGATGATGAAGTGTTATATAAAACCTATTTGCAAGCAAACCCGAACGATAAAGCGGTTGCAGAGCATTTCCAAGGCGCTATTCAAGGTAATGCACGCCAAGCAGGTTATACCGCATTAAATAAAGGTAAATTGAAAGAAGCCGAAGGTTATTTCAAACAAGCTTTAGCGGCAGATAACAATGATGCGCAAGCCTTAGCGGGTTTAGGTTATATCGCATTACGTTCAGGTGATTTAACCACAGGTCAGCGTTTATTAAACCAAGCTGCGCAATCAGGTGGTGAACAAGGCAGTAAATGGAAGCAACAAGCGGAAGATGCGGGTTTTTATGCGCAATTACGTGGCGCACAACAACGTGCTAAACAAGGGAATATTCAACAAGCTCTTGATCAATTAGCACCATTAACGGGAGCTTCCGGTGAAAAAGGGTTGTCTGCCAACTTATTGCAAGCTGACTTATTACGTAAGCAAGGTAATTTACCTGCAGCTCATCAATTGCTTTCAGGGCTTTATCAGCAAAATAGCCGTAATGAAAAAGTGATTTCTGCTTATTACTATTTATTAGTTCAGGAAGGACAGAATACGAAAGCAGAACAATTACTGGCTCAACAATCAGCCTCTTTGCGTCAAAAACTGACTGCGAATACAGATCCTTCTGAGAAATTACGCCGTGAAGCGCAAAAAGCATTAGAAAATGGTGATCGTGTTCAAGCAAGACAATTATTGACTCAAGCTCAGCGTAAAAACCCGCAAAATAACTGGGTTTACCTTGATTTAGCGCGCCTAATGGCTGCTGATGGTGATAGCGCTGGTGCAAAAAATATCATTTCACAGCTACAAAACCGTAGAACAAGAGACTCTGATTATGTGGTATCTCTGTTTTATGTTGAGCAAAAAGAGTGGGATAAAGTTTTTAACTTACTCAGTAGCCATAATCAACAAACTGAAGCTGAAAAAGCGTTATTACAGCGCGCTCGTTTCCATCGCCAACTTGCGCAAGCAGACCATTATCGTCAGGCAGGAAACCTTGTTGCAATGCGTAATATTTTACGTCCATTAATTAATCAAGTCGCTGATTATCCAAATGATGTGGGTGAATTAGCAGAAAAATTGGTTAACAGTGGATTAAACGATGAGGCGTTACAATTAGTTGAAAGTGATATTGCAAAAGGCACTAAAGGTTCGGTAGGTAACTATGCTGGCCATATCAACGTTCTCAATGAGTTAGGTCATTATACACAGGCATCTAGCTTGATTAATGATCCCGCTTTACAACAAGAAACACCGATTGTTGAGAAAAAGCGTTTAGAAGTTGCCACTAAAGTTGCGCAAGCAGATAGCCTACGTGAAAAAGGCGAAATTAAAGCCGCTTATGACGCGTTAGTGGTTGCTTTAAAAACATCACCGAATGATCCCGATTTATTAATGGCATTAAGTCGTGTTTATTTAGCGCAATCAATGCCTGAACAATCAAACAAAATTCTTTCTTATTTAGAAAAAGAGCAAGGAAAAGATAGCAAATTAATCCAAGCTCAAATCGAAGTGGCATTAGCACAAAAAGATGGAAGAAAAGCACAACAGTTATTACAGCAAATTCCTTCATCTTCACAACCGGCTTATTTATTACAAGCTGCGCAAATTGCGCAATTAAATGGTGAGAATCGCAAAGCATTAACGTTACTGCGTAGTGCGCAATGGCAAAACAGTGATAGCACATTAAAAACCTCTGCGGGTCAATTAAACGCATTAGGAGGAAGTGATAATCCTGTTCTTGCGGGTTCTATCTATGAACGTAAAGAGATGGCATCGGTTCAACGTTCTATTCGTGAGCTAGAAGAGAAAGTTTCACCTTGGGTACAAGGTGGGGTGGCTATGCGTCATCGTAATGGTGATAAAGGATTATCTAACGTCACTGAAATTTCAGCGCCAATCAGTATTTCGAGTGTGCCTGGTGAAGAGTTCCGTTGGGAATTTAGTGTTAACCCTGTTTCGATGACAAGTGGTTCGGTTTCAGGAGAAAGGGCTAACCGTTTTGGTACGGGTCAGCTTCAACATGCTGAACGCTTTGCTAAAAATAGCGATAACCACGATGAGAAAAACAAAATTAATGCCGATGAAGCCGGTAGTCAACGTGCTTCTGGTGTTGAATTAGGGCTGCGTTTATCAGACAAGAATGTCAGTTTCGATGTTGGCTCTACGCCATTAGGTAAAGATACGGCAACGGTTGTTGGTGGCATCACATATTCACCTCAAATTAGCCAAAATGGGCAATTAACACTAACAGCAGAGCGCAGAGCCATAAAAGATAGTCTACTTTCTTATATGGGGCGTACAGATCCAATGACAGGCGAAAGTTGGGGGCGTGTAACACGTAACGGCGCTAAAGTTCAATATGCTTGGGATGATGGAAAAATTGGGGCTTATGCTGGTGGTGGTTTCTATAACTACGAAGGTAAAAGTGTTGCGAGTAATGATGAAGTGAAAGCGTGGATTGGCTCTTATGCTAAGTTCTATCAAGATGATCAACAAGAAGTAAAAGCTGGCGTGCATGTTGATTATATGAACTTTAGAAATAACCAAAACTACTTCTCCTTAGGGCACGGTGGTTACTTCAGCCCACAAGATTATGTGTCTGTTTCATTGCCTGTTGCTTATACCCGCCGTTTTGAAAAAGGTGAAGTCTCATTAAATGGTGCAATAGGGATACAAAGTTACAAACAAAAAGGTAGTGATTATTTCCCAACGCATGGTTATATGCAAAACGCATTAAATAAACAGAATGCAAGCGATCCTCGTATTAAATCTCAGTACGAAGAGCAAGACGAAACGAATATTACTTATAGATTAGGTTTAGACGCGAAATATTATTTAAACAAAGAAACCGAGTTAGGTGTCAGCTTATCGCATGATACATCGGGTGATTATGCTGAAGATAATATGTGGTTACACTTAAAATATACCCCAGACTTCCTGTCTAAATAATTAAGGAGACAAATAATGAATAAGCATGACAGTGATATCTTACAATTACCTTTTGAAAGTGGCTGGCAAGATCTAACTCAATTATTATTTTTTCAAATTTTAAATGACAATGATATTTCTACTGCTGGAAATAAATTAAGGAATATAGGTAAAGATATTGCCTTACGTTATCCTTTACCTGAAAGCGAAAATATTCAATTACTTGAATCACATATTAATCGCGTATTAACGCTATTTAAATGGGGTTTTGTCACGATATCTCCTGCAATGAGCGAACTTTTACTGGTTCATTGTGCATGGCCTCATTTTACGCAAAGCCAAGATGATGCTCAGTGGCGTGTTGCAAGTGCGGGTGTTTTAGAAGGGTTATATGAAGGTTGGTTAACAAATCAAGGCGGTAATGCCAAAATGCAAGTGCATCGCCAACCTACTGATGCAAAAGATGTCTTTATTTTCCGCTATGCGCATAACTCATCAGCCGAATAATAATATATATGCTTTATTGATGAGCATAGGAGGTCAAAAATGAATGAAATGATATTTAATGATGATAATTCTAAATGCTTATTAATAAAGCAATTTACTAATAATGTTTTTATGATGTTAGTAACAGATATTAATGGCATCATTATTTATGCAAATGAAAAATATTGTGAATTTAATAATGTTCACTTTGAAAATATAAAAGGTAAAAATTACAGCTTATTTAATTTAATTGACGAGAATCAAATCAATTGTTGTGTAAATGGTAATAATGATAATAAAGGAGTATATCGATTAGAAGCCAAAAGAAATAACAATATGCAACAAGATATATGGGAAGATATTAGTATTATTCCTGTATTTGATGAAAACAATTTAATTTCTCATTATGTATTTATTAGCTTGGATATTACTGATAAGGTAGAGCTAAGAAATGAGTTATTTAATAAAAGTTATATTGATTCATTAACTGGAATATCTAATCGACTAAGTATCGTTGAAAAAATTGAAAATGAACGATTAAATATTTTACAACCCTCTTCATTTTGCCTTGGTATTATAGATTGCGATAAATTCAAATCTATTAATGATCAATTCGGGCATCATGCAGGCGATAAAGTATTGTGTGAAATATCTAAACGGTTGTCACAATTAGAAAATAATGAAGTCTATTGTGGGCGACTTGGTGGCGATGAGTTTGCTGTGCTTTTCCCTAAAGGATTACGTTCTTGTTCTGTGATTTTGTTAGAAATAATAGAATCACTTTGGAAATCAATGGAAAAACCCATCAATATTAATTCTGATTTTATGTTAACGCCTTCAATTAGTTTAGGTATTGCTGAATATCCTAAGGACGGAAAAACATTATCTGAATTATTAAAATCCGCAGATGAAACACTTTATTCTATAAAAGAAATGGGTGGTAATAAATATGGGTTTTATTCCGGATTTTAAATAAAAGATTTTAAATAAAAAGTTTTTTAATAAAGATATATAAAAATAACGTTATCTCTTTTTAACGAAGAGGGAGGTGACTGTTTTTAAAATATATCTAGCACTCCTGATGAAATATAAGAGTAAATTTAAAATAATACTAAATATTAGTTTTAGATAAATATCTATTAGAGGATTTTATTATGATGAAAGCGGTTATCCCTGTTGCTGGATTAGGTACTCGTATGTTACCTGCAACGAAATCAATTCCTAAAGAAATGCTACCTATTGTTGATCGCCCTTTAATTCAATATATTGTTGAAGAGTGCGCTCAGGCAGGCGTTGAGGAAATTATTTTAGTTACTCACTCTTCTAAAAATTCAATTGCGGATCACTTTGATACCAGTTTTGAATTAGAAAATATGCTGGAACAGCGTATTAAAAATAAATTATTAGAAGAAGTGCGTTCAATTTGCCCTGACAATGTCAAGATTGTCCAAATTCGCCAAGGGCATGCTTTAGGTTTAGGTCATGCAATTTGCTGCGCTCGTCCAGTTATTGGCAATAATCCATTTATTGTTTTACTGCCTGATGTTTTATTAAATGCACATTATTGCGATCCTCAACATGATAATTTATCCGCAATGATAAAACGTTTTGAAAAAACAGAACGTAGCCAAATTATGGTTGAACCTGTGCCAATGAGCCAAGTGCAACAATATGGTGTTGTAGATTGCCAAGGTGTTTTCTGTCCTCAAGGTAATTGGGCGCCTATTCGTCGTATCGTGGAAAAACCAAATCCTGAAGATGCGCCTTCTAACCTTTCTGTTGTTGGCCGTTATGTTTTCTCTGAAGCTATCTGGGAATTATTAGATGGTCTACCTGCTGGTGTGGGTGGTGAAATTCAATTAACAGATGCAATTGATTTATTATTGAAAAAAGAAGTCGCTGAAGCATATACCTTAGTGGGTAAATCACATGATTGTGGTAATAAGCTAGGATATATGAAAGCCTTTGTTGAATATGGGCTTTATAATTCGGTGTTAAAAGAAGAATTTTCTTCTTGGTTGCAAGACTTTTGTGAAAAAACATTATTACCCAAAACAGAAGTCATAGCAGAAGATGACGTCAGTGAAGCACAAAAGATAGTTGCTATCTTTTGAGTTTATATTGAAATAATATGCAATATGCCGACCGAAATAAAATGACGGTCGGCAATAGCAGGAGAGAAAGGTAATGTCTTTTTGGTACTTATCTCGTTGTCATTATCTATTTTCTACTTTTTTTATTTTAGGTTTGTTGCTTATGGTTTCTCCCTCAATACAGGCAGCAGATACTCAAGTAGGATGGCAACAGTTTAAAGAGCGCTATATCCAGAATGATGGACGAGTTATAGACAGCGCTAACAAAAATATTTCACACTCTGAAGGTCAAGGCTATGGCATGTTAATGGCTGTAATGAGTGATGATCATGAAACATTTAATAAGTTATGGCGCTGGACAGCCGCTTCCCTTTATCGTGGCGATTTAGGCTTATTTAAATGGCGTTACGAGCCTGAAAATAGTGAACATACCCCTGATCCTAATAATGCAACAGATGGTGACATCTTAATTGCGTGGGCATTATTAAAAGCGGGTGAGAAATGGAATGATGAAAGTTATCTTTCAGCTTCTGATTCTATTCAACACGCTATTTTGGAACATACTTTAGTTAAGACAAAAAATTATACTGTACTTTTACCTGGTATTAATGGCTTTAAAACACCAGAAGAAATTATTATTAACCCATCCTATTTTATTTTCCCTGCATGGAAAGATTTTTACCGCACAAGTAAAGATGTTCGTTGGAAAGCGTTAATTAATGATAGCCAGTCTTTACTTAGAAATATGCGGTTTGGTGAATATCAATTACCAACAGACTGGGTCAGTTTGTTTCCAGATGGAAAGATAGAGCCTAGTGAAAAATGGCCTGCACGATTTAGCTTTGATGCAATACGTATTCCGCTGTATTTGGCTTGGGCGCGTGATGAATTAGCGTTACAACCTTTTGTGCAGTATTGGCAGCAATTTGATCGTTATAAAACTCCTGCTTGGGTAAGTATCGATGCTCAAGAGCGTGCTGAATATAACCTCACTCCCGGTATGATGGCAGTGAGAGATTTAACGATGAAAACACCTATTGAAGATGTCGATTTAAGTAAAGATACGGATTATTACTCTTCAGCTTTACACTTATTAGCGGCATTTGCTCAAAACGGGCAATAAGTATATTTAGTTAATTTGAATAATAGATAGCTTAAATTCCTTTTAATACAGAGAGGCATTAAGTTATCTATTTTTTATATCGATAGTGATAAAAAATATTTTTCTAAATTATTTATACTTATTCAAATTTTATAAGTTAATTGTATTTCGTTATCTCTATTTGTTTATAACGTTATGTTATTTAAATAATAAATAAACTTTAATCTATGATCTAAGAATAATTTATTTAATACTATTTATGCTAAAGTTATCTCAATAACTTGATAATGTTATTAATATAATTTCTCATCAACAATAGAGGTGGATAAATGAAAGTTTCAGCACGCAATCAGTTAGTCGGTAAAGTTGTTGATATTATTGAAGGTGCAGTTAATAGTGAAGTGATTTTATCTTTAGCACACGGTGAGAAACTGGCGACAATCATCACCAAAGAAAGCTGTGAAAGCTTAAAGATTAAAAAAGACGGTGAAGCTATTGCCATTATTAAAGCGCCATGGGTTGTTTTGGCACTACCTGATTGTGGTTTAAATTTCTCTGCACGTAATCAATTTGCAGGTAAAGTCACTCAAATCGCACAAGGTGCCGTGAATTCTACGATACATTTAGAAACAGCTAAAGGCTTAGCGCTGACTGCTGTTATTACAAATGAAAGCTTACAAGAGATGAAGCTGGCAAAAGGCAGTGAGGTTTTAGCATTAGTGAAAGCTTCTAGCGTGATTGTTGCAACACGCAAATAATCAAGATGCTATTCTTTTAAAATAAAAAAAGAGGCTAAATGCTAGCCTCTTTTTCATTATTGATATTGCTTGTTTTGTTAGATTTATAATCCCGATCACCTTTTATGCAAGGTCACTAAAATTATTTATCAGTATCACCAGCGACTTTCAGTTTGTCATAGATATAATTTTTATAACTATTAACTAATTTTTCGTCTTCGCAGTCATTTAATTTACCTTCACATAAGTGGCGCATTTGAATGTTTGCTTTGTAGAAAGGGGATAATGGCAAACGAGCGCGCTCTAAGATCATACCACCTAAGAAGCTAATATCCGTTAGTTCACCCGTTGTTATTGGCGCACCTTGCGACAGATTATCTCTTAAGGTGAACTGAGTAATATACGCAGGGTTATTAAACGGTGACTGGTAATTTTTTAGCTCAATATTGGGTTGATGATCACCAAAATAGAGGAACATCGTCGGCTTTTCTCTTTGTGCAACAAAATGAGAGAAATCTTTAATAGCCGGATCGCTAGTAATGATTTTTTCCATATAGTGGCTAAATTTACCCGGAGCATTATTGCTTTCTGTATGACCTGTAATTTGGTACATATCTCGGTGTGATTCATCATAAGGACCATGCTCATACATGGTTAATGAGAATATAAACAGTGGCTTATCAGTCCGTTTTTTCAGTACCTCTTCAACGTAACCCAGCATATCTACCGTCGATATTTTCCAGAGATTTTCTTCTAATGTTCCTGGGTAGCCAAGCTCTTGAGGTTGAATAATCTCATCAATACCCATTTTTTCATAAGCGTAACCAGCATGGTAAGCACTACGATTAAATGGAGTGAGTAACACCGTGTAATAACCTTCTGCTTTTAGTTGGCGGAATAAACTCTCATTAAGTTTATCGACAACAAAATAGAAGACGGAGTTTTTACGCGCACCAAAATCATCGGTATTTAACCCGGTTAATACCGAAAATTCAGAAAGCCAAGTACCACCGCCAAAGGTTTGTACTCGTAATGGGCTTTGCGCACTGACACCTTCATCTTTTTGGAACATAAATAAATCAGGCAGTGCAACATTTGTATCAAATTGATAAATATGAGGATTAACCGTCGATTCTTGTAATAAAACGATAATATCAGGTTTTATATCTGTCTGTGTTTCAGGTAATACGGTTTTGTCTGCTTGTTCAAGGAAGTAATCTGCATTTTCATTGAAATAAGGAGGGTGATAAGCCGTTTGGTAACCAGACATGATTAAATTAGTAACCGTTCCTCGTCCTCCTGGAAGTGTACCTTCCCATTCAGCTTGCCATTTTTCCACGGTGAAATGGAGAGTGGTAAACCCAATGACCATTAAGAGTAAGCTACTTATACGCAAGGCGGGGCGTGATTTTTTGGAAAAACGCCAAGCAATAAACATATTGATAAGAAGCCATATTAGCATCGCAACCAATGCAACGCCGGCCTCCCAATAATGACCTAATGTCCCTAAGTTAGAGCTATCAAAAGCTAAATCAAAGTCAGAGAACATTAATGTTTCTTTGTAATAATGGACTTTTATTTGATTAATAAACTTAGTTATCAGGAAGAGTGTGCCTGTGGTAATAACCGAAAATAAGACACGAGCTGATAAAATAAAGCAAAGAGAAAAAAGAATAAAATACACACCGACGGAAAGTAGTGCAGTATAAATAAACGTTGCTTTCTCAAAAACAATAAAGAGTGAGGCAATAAGAATAAGTGCAAGATAAACACTTCCTAATATTTTTTTCATATCTCTTCCGAGTATAGCGATAAAGAATAAAGGGGATATTTTACAAATATTGTAGGCGATAACCTTAAATAGGCTAAATAACTTTATTTAGCCTAAGTTGACATCTGGATTTAGAATAACCCTTTGTCTCGTAAAATATGAAGATCTTTTTTGCGGCGAGTAAAACCGGTGCGGTCAAAATACTCTAAGATTTGTACTGCTAATTTACGCCCAACAGATAACTCATCACGGAAATCCGCAGCGGTGACACTGCCATTACTTTCATTATATTTCACAATGATAGACGCAAATTTTTCTATTGTTTGGTGTGTATAGTAGCGGTCGGCAATAATCGGAATAATTAAACCTAATTGTGCCGCTTTACGTAACAATGAGCGGATCACTTTCTCATCATT comes from the Proteus appendicitidis genome and includes:
- a CDS encoding LTA synthase family protein; protein product: MKKILGSVYLALILIASLFIVFEKATFIYTALLSVGVYFILFSLCFILSARVLFSVITTGTLFLITKFINQIKVHYYKETLMFSDFDLAFDSSNLGTLGHYWEAGVALVAMLIWLLINMFIAWRFSKKSRPALRISSLLLMVIGFTTLHFTVEKWQAEWEGTLPGGRGTVTNLIMSGYQTAYHPPYFNENADYFLEQADKTVLPETQTDIKPDIIVLLQESTVNPHIYQFDTNVALPDLFMFQKDEGVSAQSPLRVQTFGGGTWLSEFSVLTGLNTDDFGARKNSVFYFVVDKLNESLFRQLKAEGYYTVLLTPFNRSAYHAGYAYEKMGIDEIIQPQELGYPGTLEENLWKISTVDMLGYVEEVLKKRTDKPLFIFSLTMYEHGPYDESHRDMYQITGHTESNNAPGKFSHYMEKIITSDPAIKDFSHFVAQREKPTMFLYFGDHQPNIELKNYQSPFNNPAYITQFTLRDNLSQGAPITTGELTDISFLGGMILERARLPLSPFYKANIQMRHLCEGKLNDCEDEKLVNSYKNYIYDKLKVAGDTDK